One Pecten maximus chromosome 7, xPecMax1.1, whole genome shotgun sequence genomic window carries:
- the LOC117331730 gene encoding E3 ubiquitin-protein ligase RNF135-like: MMLHSEASQPVDSLWYKYLKCSICLEYYCNPHTLKCGHSFCISCLGQLERNGREQNPGTNPNQIKLRCPTCRSPLSAKSIRKRKLTVNYTLQEFVENWLNEQRTIRTRTVHVRSVASQSADEGSEGEDNEEEVSRTEYGEVSVRHHLPRMSNSEVDTIVNQVEQRRARPTSSCGSTSDESDASFTTTQDNQLERRHPVQTLPVFSFTSLLKHFLTDICGVVSDVIRCPNRSVMAVVWSGYTLSIMLISSGFFPYMLLYSILFFLILYAESIEQRRAQRERRAWTAED, translated from the exons ATGATGCTGCATTCGGAAGCGTCGCAGCCCGTAGACAGTCTGTGGTACAAGTACCTGAAATGTAGCATTTGTTTGGAATATTACTGCAATCCACATACCCTGAAATGTGGACATAGCTTCTGTATAAG TTGTCTCGGTCAATTAGAAAGGAATGGCAGAGAGCAGAATCCTGGAACGAATCCCAACCAAATAAAGTTGCGCTGCCCGACATGCCGATCTCCACTCAGTGCAAAAAGCATAAGAAAGCGGAAACTAACCGTCAACTATACCTTACAGGAGTTCGTGGAGAACTGGCTTAACGAACAGAGAACG ATTCGAACCCGGACTGTCCATGTCCGATCCGTCGCATCACAGAGTGCCGACGAGGGCAGCGAAGGGGAGGATAATGAGGAAGAGGTGTCCCGAACGGAATATGGAGAGGTTTCCGTTCGACACCATCTCCCTAGAATGTCCAACAGCGAAGTGGACACCATAGTGAACCAAGTAGAGCAACGACGTGCCCGTCCAACGTCAAGTTGTGGCAGCACGTCGGATGAGTCGGACGCCAGTTTCACGACAACACAAGACAACCAACTTGAACGGCGACATCCCGTACAGACCTTACCCGTTTTTTCATTCACATCTCTTCTGAAACATTTCTTGACGGACATTTGTGGCGTCGTATCCGACGTGATCAGATGTCCAAACAGGTCCGTGATGGCGGTCGTGTGGAGCGGGTACACCCTTTCGATCATGCTCATTTCCAGTGGGTTCTTTCCCTATATGCTCCTGTATAGCATTCTCTTCTTCCTGATACTGTACGCAGAGTCCATCGAACAGCGCCGGGCTCAGCGGGAACGGCGGGCATGGACAGCCGAAGACTGA